In Serinus canaria isolate serCan28SL12 chromosome 5, serCan2020, whole genome shotgun sequence, the following proteins share a genomic window:
- the KIF18A gene encoding kinesin-like protein KIF18A isoform X1 yields the protein MTPAKEEDVCSHVRVVVRVRPESQKEKQGSFSRVVRVIDQHVLVFDPKEEEVSFFNRRKVTHRDINKRQKKDLKFMFDAIFDDSSSQLEVFEHTTKNLIDGFLNGYNCTVLAYGATGAGKTHTMLGSPEDPGVMYLTMMTLYKRMDQIKADKTCDVAVSYLEVYNEQIRDLLVNSGPLAVREDGQQGVIVQGLTLHQPKSAEEILQMLDYGNKNRTQHPTDVNASSSRSHAVFQIYLRQQDKTASINQNIRIAKMSLIDLAGSERAKATSAKGARFVEGTNINRSLLALGNVINALADPKSKKHIPYRNSKLTRLLKDSLGGNCRTIMIAAISPSSLFYDDTYNTLKYANRAKDIKSSLKSNVVSLDSHISQYAKICNEQKKEILMLKEKLREYEEKQASIPENHNTAELSNNQQVEIERYKEILKNIFTNREEIRKEYLKVEKKLKENTLKKYYQNQCHEQIQLICSEERVEKATCKRDLRLSALNSHYVRMQKKKEDQSNLFEENTKWLHRVENEMRLLGQDGCIPKELCQDLQYCHLNLEVQALKAQIEHMLALVSLQDQYNKQTEKVLNTALPVLRKQHLMLKEAGLTNYLSETEYAKVEQLIQRKKSVAWADQTEEKDQNQNHEVEMSAIFSFPQLVSRPNTPCSTSFGTPSQEMNNNTQQVLEYTEPPQKRTRRRLMDSPVVAPSPPASSHSGLQHLEDSLAKEVYPLVDTPDSCRKPGHSFCAEAVVKETLHLAGLGTVSACSADVAARQGSIMDTTCDVIPESHEAVMNSTIILYEGTDETAEMSAYSSVKEPQPCSNSIVQRLDLSSLRSKNSAPVFEKPSYMAMTSAAQRKRKILSSTSNTVLGSLQAPGSVKRSRQDVLLSHAALRVPQGAGVKMKSRKQEQNIPRNFIRSLSQGNVSLDVKSRTSKNLLLSVSKKKNRI from the exons ATGACTCCAGCCAAGGAAGAAGATGTCTGCAGCCATGTCAGAGTGGTGGTCCGTGTGCGCCCAGAgagccagaaggaaaagcagggcagCTTCAGCAGGGTGGTCCGTGTCATCGACCAGCACGTGCTGGTCTTTGATCCAAAGGAGGAGGAAGTCAGCTTCTTCAACAGGAGGAAAGTGACCCACAGGGATATtaacaaaaggcaaaagaaagatCTTAAGTTCATGTTTGATGCCATTTTTGATGACAGCTCATCCCAGTTGGAAGTTTTTGAGCATACCACCAAAAATCTAATTGATGGCTTCCTAAATGGATATAACTGTACAG TACTTGCATATGGTGCAACAGGAGCTGGAAAGACTCATACAATGTTAGGTTCTCCTGAAGACCCTGGGGTCATGTATTTAACCATGATGACACTTTATAAACGCATGGATCAAATCAAAGCTGATAAAACATGTGATGTTGCTGTCTCTTATTTAGAG GTTTACAACGAACAGATTCGTGATCTTCTGGTCAACTCTGGACCTCTGGCTGTTCGTGAGGATGGCCAGCAAGGGGTGATAGTTCAAGGTCTGACATTGCATCAG CCAAAATCAGCAGAGGAAATCCTTCAGATGCTGGATTACGGGAACAAAAATAGGACCCAGCATCCCACAGATGTGAATGCCTCCTCTTCCCGGTCCCATGCTGTCTTTCAG aTTTACTTACGGCAGCAAGATAAGACAGCTAGCATTAATCAAAATATTCGCATTGCCAAAATGTCTCTGATTGACCTGGCAGGGTCTGAACGTGCCAAAGCAACTAGTGCCAAGGGGGCTCGCTTTGTGGAAGGAACAAATATTAACAGGTCCCTGCTTGCTCTTGGAAATGTCATTAATGCACTGGCAGATCCTAAG AGCAAGAAGCACATTCCTTATCGAAACAGCAAGCTTACTCGTTTATTGAAGGATTCTCTTGGAGGAAATTGCAGAACAATCATGATAGCTGCTATTAGCCCATCCTCTTTGTTTTATGATGATACCTATAACACCCTGAAGTATGCAAACCGAGCAAAGGATATCAAGTCTTCT TTGAAGAGCAACGTTGTTAGTTTGGACAGTCACATAAGCCAGTATGCTAAAATTTGCAATGAGCAAAAGAAAGAG ATCCTAATGTTGAAGGAGAAACTGAGAgaatatgaagaaaaacaagcaagcatTCCTGAAAATCATAATACTGCAGAACTTTCAAACAACCAGCAAGTAGAAATAGAAAG ATACaaagaaatacttaaaaatatttttacaaatcGTGAGGAAATCAGAAAAGAATACCTCAAGgtggaaaagaaactgaaagaaaatacactAAAGAAATATTACCAGAATCAATGTCATGAACAAATTCAACTGATATGCTCTGAAGAAAGAGTAGAAAAG gccACTTGCAAGCGGGATCTAAGGCTTTCAGCACTTAACAGCCACTATGTACGcatgcagaagaagaaagaagaccAGAGCAATCTCTTTGAGGAAAACACCAAGTGGCTGCACCGTGTGGAAAATGAAATGCGCCTCCTGGGTCAAGATGGGTGCATCCCAAAA GAACTTTGTCAAGATCTGCAGTACTGCCATTTAAACCTAGAAGTTCAGGCCCTTAAGGCCCAGATTGAACACATGTTGGCTCTGGTGTCCCTTCAAGATCAGTAtaacaagcaaacagaaaa AGTACTAAATACTGCACTTCCAGTGCTTCGCAAGCAACACCTGATGTTGAAAGAAGCTGGGTTGACAAATTACTTAAGTGAGACTGAATATGCAAAGGTCGAGCAGCtgattcagagaaaaaaatcagtagctTGGGCTGACCAGACTGAAGAAAAGGATCAAAATCAAAACCATGAAGTGGAAATGTCAGCTATCTTTTCATTCCCACAGCTTGTGAGCAGACCTAACACCCCATGCA GCACCTCTTTTGGTACACCATCACAAGAAATGAATAACAACACTCAACAGGTGTTAGAATACACAGAACCACCACAGAAGAGAACGAGGAGGAGGCTGATGGACTCTCCAGTGGTAGCTCCAAGCCCACCTGCCTCCAGCCACAGCGGCTTGCAGCACCTGGAGGATTCTCTGGCCAAGGAGGTGTACCCTCTGGTCGATACTCCAGACTCCTGCAGAAAGCCAGGGCACAGCTTCTGTGCTGAGGCTGTGGTGAAGGAGACTTTGCACCTGGCAGGCCTGGGGACAGTCAGTGCCTGCAGCGCAGAtgtggcagccaggcagggcagcatcATGGACACCACGTGTGATGTGATCCCAGAGAGCCACGAAGCTGTCATGAACTCCACTATCATTCTCTATGAAGGTACAGATGAAACAGCTGAAATGTCTGCTTACTCATCTGTGAAGGAGCCACAGCCATGCAGCAATAGCATTGTGCAaag ACTTGATCTTTCTTCCTTAAGAAGCAAAAATTCTGCTCCAGTATTTGAGAAGCCCTCATATATGGCAATGACTTCAGctgctcagagaaaaagaaaaatactaag CTCCACCTCGAACACGGTGCTGGGCAGCCTGCAGGCCCCGGGCTCAGTCAAGCGCTCTCGGCAGGATGTGCTGCTGAGCCATGCGGCCCTGAGAGTGCCCCAGGGGGCTG GTGTTAAAATGAAGAGCAGGAAGCAAGAACAGAATATACCAAGGAACTTCATTAGAAGCCTTTCTCAAGGAAATGTATCACTGGATGTTAAATCAAGGACATCAAAAAATCTTTTACTTAGTgtttccaagaagaaaaataggatTTAG
- the KIF18A gene encoding kinesin-like protein KIF18A isoform X2, with protein MTPAKEEDVCSHVRVVVRVRPESQKEKQGSFSRVVRVIDQHVLVFDPKEEEVSFFNRRKVTHRDINKRQKKDLKFMFDAIFDDSSSQLEVFEHTTKNLIDGFLNGYNCTVLAYGATGAGKTHTMLGSPEDPGVMYLTMMTLYKRMDQIKADKTCDVAVSYLEVYNEQIRDLLVNSGPLAVREDGQQGVIVQGLTLHQPKSAEEILQMLDYGNKNRTQHPTDVNASSSRSHAVFQIYLRQQDKTASINQNIRIAKMSLIDLAGSERAKATSAKGARFVEGTNINRSLLALGNVINALADPKSKKHIPYRNSKLTRLLKDSLGGNCRTIMIAAISPSSLFYDDTYNTLKYANRAKDIKSSLKSNVVSLDSHISQYAKICNEQKKEILMLKEKLREYEEKQASIPENHNTAELSNNQQVEIERYKEILKNIFTNREEIRKEYLKVEKKLKENTLKKYYQNQCHEQIQLICSEERVEKATCKRDLRLSALNSHYVRMQKKKEDQSNLFEENTKWLHRVENEMRLLGQDGCIPKELCQDLQYCHLNLEVQALKAQIEHMLALVSLQDQYNKQTEKVLNTALPVLRKQHLMLKEAGLTNYLSETEYAKVEQLIQRKKSVAWADQTEEKDQNQNHEVEMSAIFSFPQLVSRPNTPCSTSFGTPSQEMNNNTQQVLEYTEPPQKRTRRRLMDSPVVAPSPPASSHSGLQHLEDSLAKEVYPLVDTPDSCRKPGHSFCAEAVVKETLHLAGLGTVSACSADVAARQGSIMDTTCDVIPESHEAVMNSTIILYEGTDETAEMSAYSSVKEPQPCSNSIVQRSKNSAPVFEKPSYMAMTSAAQRKRKILSSTSNTVLGSLQAPGSVKRSRQDVLLSHAALRVPQGAGVKMKSRKQEQNIPRNFIRSLSQGNVSLDVKSRTSKNLLLSVSKKKNRI; from the exons ATGACTCCAGCCAAGGAAGAAGATGTCTGCAGCCATGTCAGAGTGGTGGTCCGTGTGCGCCCAGAgagccagaaggaaaagcagggcagCTTCAGCAGGGTGGTCCGTGTCATCGACCAGCACGTGCTGGTCTTTGATCCAAAGGAGGAGGAAGTCAGCTTCTTCAACAGGAGGAAAGTGACCCACAGGGATATtaacaaaaggcaaaagaaagatCTTAAGTTCATGTTTGATGCCATTTTTGATGACAGCTCATCCCAGTTGGAAGTTTTTGAGCATACCACCAAAAATCTAATTGATGGCTTCCTAAATGGATATAACTGTACAG TACTTGCATATGGTGCAACAGGAGCTGGAAAGACTCATACAATGTTAGGTTCTCCTGAAGACCCTGGGGTCATGTATTTAACCATGATGACACTTTATAAACGCATGGATCAAATCAAAGCTGATAAAACATGTGATGTTGCTGTCTCTTATTTAGAG GTTTACAACGAACAGATTCGTGATCTTCTGGTCAACTCTGGACCTCTGGCTGTTCGTGAGGATGGCCAGCAAGGGGTGATAGTTCAAGGTCTGACATTGCATCAG CCAAAATCAGCAGAGGAAATCCTTCAGATGCTGGATTACGGGAACAAAAATAGGACCCAGCATCCCACAGATGTGAATGCCTCCTCTTCCCGGTCCCATGCTGTCTTTCAG aTTTACTTACGGCAGCAAGATAAGACAGCTAGCATTAATCAAAATATTCGCATTGCCAAAATGTCTCTGATTGACCTGGCAGGGTCTGAACGTGCCAAAGCAACTAGTGCCAAGGGGGCTCGCTTTGTGGAAGGAACAAATATTAACAGGTCCCTGCTTGCTCTTGGAAATGTCATTAATGCACTGGCAGATCCTAAG AGCAAGAAGCACATTCCTTATCGAAACAGCAAGCTTACTCGTTTATTGAAGGATTCTCTTGGAGGAAATTGCAGAACAATCATGATAGCTGCTATTAGCCCATCCTCTTTGTTTTATGATGATACCTATAACACCCTGAAGTATGCAAACCGAGCAAAGGATATCAAGTCTTCT TTGAAGAGCAACGTTGTTAGTTTGGACAGTCACATAAGCCAGTATGCTAAAATTTGCAATGAGCAAAAGAAAGAG ATCCTAATGTTGAAGGAGAAACTGAGAgaatatgaagaaaaacaagcaagcatTCCTGAAAATCATAATACTGCAGAACTTTCAAACAACCAGCAAGTAGAAATAGAAAG ATACaaagaaatacttaaaaatatttttacaaatcGTGAGGAAATCAGAAAAGAATACCTCAAGgtggaaaagaaactgaaagaaaatacactAAAGAAATATTACCAGAATCAATGTCATGAACAAATTCAACTGATATGCTCTGAAGAAAGAGTAGAAAAG gccACTTGCAAGCGGGATCTAAGGCTTTCAGCACTTAACAGCCACTATGTACGcatgcagaagaagaaagaagaccAGAGCAATCTCTTTGAGGAAAACACCAAGTGGCTGCACCGTGTGGAAAATGAAATGCGCCTCCTGGGTCAAGATGGGTGCATCCCAAAA GAACTTTGTCAAGATCTGCAGTACTGCCATTTAAACCTAGAAGTTCAGGCCCTTAAGGCCCAGATTGAACACATGTTGGCTCTGGTGTCCCTTCAAGATCAGTAtaacaagcaaacagaaaa AGTACTAAATACTGCACTTCCAGTGCTTCGCAAGCAACACCTGATGTTGAAAGAAGCTGGGTTGACAAATTACTTAAGTGAGACTGAATATGCAAAGGTCGAGCAGCtgattcagagaaaaaaatcagtagctTGGGCTGACCAGACTGAAGAAAAGGATCAAAATCAAAACCATGAAGTGGAAATGTCAGCTATCTTTTCATTCCCACAGCTTGTGAGCAGACCTAACACCCCATGCA GCACCTCTTTTGGTACACCATCACAAGAAATGAATAACAACACTCAACAGGTGTTAGAATACACAGAACCACCACAGAAGAGAACGAGGAGGAGGCTGATGGACTCTCCAGTGGTAGCTCCAAGCCCACCTGCCTCCAGCCACAGCGGCTTGCAGCACCTGGAGGATTCTCTGGCCAAGGAGGTGTACCCTCTGGTCGATACTCCAGACTCCTGCAGAAAGCCAGGGCACAGCTTCTGTGCTGAGGCTGTGGTGAAGGAGACTTTGCACCTGGCAGGCCTGGGGACAGTCAGTGCCTGCAGCGCAGAtgtggcagccaggcagggcagcatcATGGACACCACGTGTGATGTGATCCCAGAGAGCCACGAAGCTGTCATGAACTCCACTATCATTCTCTATGAAGGTACAGATGAAACAGCTGAAATGTCTGCTTACTCATCTGTGAAGGAGCCACAGCCATGCAGCAATAGCATTGTGCAaag AAGCAAAAATTCTGCTCCAGTATTTGAGAAGCCCTCATATATGGCAATGACTTCAGctgctcagagaaaaagaaaaatactaag CTCCACCTCGAACACGGTGCTGGGCAGCCTGCAGGCCCCGGGCTCAGTCAAGCGCTCTCGGCAGGATGTGCTGCTGAGCCATGCGGCCCTGAGAGTGCCCCAGGGGGCTG GTGTTAAAATGAAGAGCAGGAAGCAAGAACAGAATATACCAAGGAACTTCATTAGAAGCCTTTCTCAAGGAAATGTATCACTGGATGTTAAATCAAGGACATCAAAAAATCTTTTACTTAGTgtttccaagaagaaaaataggatTTAG